The Streptomyces achromogenes genome window below encodes:
- a CDS encoding GDSL-type esterase/lipase family protein has product MKNLRTLVTTALVVALSSFGVHTASAADRAAAGCTGASHASAERAAAAPVTVWLAGDSTMANPSAARCPVGWGSQFAALFTSGVTVKNQAVGGRSIQTWLYEGNVSATKGSDGECRLTSGTYASRWQAMLNASTGMKAGDYLFIQFGINDSSSTCPRHVGRARYQQLTTMMAKAALARGAHPVLLTPVAAITCSGSTATKNRGFVPEILAAGSATGSPVVDLHTLSVARYNSLRFCPNNGDYGSGPLGAFFCNDHTHFETYGAQQIAGLVAGDVRRQNLPLAAYLR; this is encoded by the coding sequence ATGAAGAACCTTCGGACACTCGTCACGACCGCACTGGTGGTCGCCCTGTCGAGCTTCGGCGTCCACACCGCCTCGGCGGCCGACAGAGCCGCCGCCGGCTGCACCGGCGCCTCCCATGCCTCCGCCGAGCGAGCGGCGGCCGCCCCGGTCACCGTGTGGCTCGCCGGTGACTCCACCATGGCCAACCCGAGTGCCGCCCGCTGTCCGGTCGGCTGGGGCAGTCAGTTCGCCGCCCTGTTCACCAGCGGCGTCACCGTGAAGAACCAGGCCGTCGGCGGACGCAGCATCCAGACCTGGCTGTACGAAGGGAACGTGAGCGCCACCAAGGGCTCCGACGGCGAGTGCCGGCTCACGTCCGGCACGTACGCGTCACGCTGGCAGGCGATGCTCAACGCGAGCACCGGGATGAAGGCCGGCGACTACCTGTTCATCCAGTTCGGCATCAACGACTCCTCCTCGACCTGCCCACGGCACGTCGGGCGGGCGCGGTACCAGCAGTTGACGACCATGATGGCGAAGGCCGCCCTGGCCCGGGGCGCGCACCCGGTGCTGCTCACCCCGGTCGCCGCCATCACCTGCTCGGGCAGCACGGCCACCAAGAACCGCGGTTTCGTCCCCGAGATCCTCGCCGCGGGGTCCGCCACCGGGTCGCCGGTCGTCGACCTGCACACGCTCAGCGTCGCGCGTTACAACAGTCTCCGTTTCTGCCCCAACAACGGCGACTACGGGTCGGGTCCGCTGGGGGCGTTCTTCTGCAACGACCACACCCACTTCGAGACCTACGGCGCCCAGCAGATCGCCGGACTGGTCGCCGGTGACGTACGGCGGCAGAACCTCCCGCTCGCGGCATACCTCAGGTAG
- a CDS encoding glycoside hydrolase family 15 protein: MDDYPLIENHGLIGDLQTAALVTTDGSVDWFCVPRFDSPSVFGALLDKDRGGHCTIRPRHRAYATKQLYLPDTAILVTRFMTEAGTGEVIDFMPVTGPSVTGSHRLVRMVRCVRGRMMFDVEVEPRFDYGRKSHRLHLSEHGAVFVAEDGTELTVHPVREPDDERLLDLLTDRRDALHFTLTLEAGQERGLVLERSADGPPREMRLAEYSRLFDETVAFWRSWLHQSRYTGRWRETVERSAITLKLMTYAPTGAVVAAPTAALPEQLGGERNWDYRFTWIRDASFSVYALLGLGFTDEARAFIQWLANRVGEHAGKDGDTGPLNIMYAVDGSCDLAEATLDHWEGYAGSAPVRIGNGAATQLQLDIYGEALDSIYFAHRHGLQVGHRGWRALLTDLDWLVDHWDQAEEGLWETRGGRENFTYGRVMSWVAFDRALRLAESNGRPAGVERWRGARDDCYEQVMAKGWHEGRRAFVQHYGSDVLDSSLLRMATVGFITPDDPLWSATLDAVEEELVSDSLVYRYNPEASPDGLRGSEGTFSLCTFMYVDALARAGRTEKARLVFEKMMGYANHLGLYSEEIDPTGRQLGNFPQAFTHLALIDAAITLDAALNRA; encoded by the coding sequence ATGGACGACTACCCACTGATCGAGAACCACGGCCTCATCGGGGACCTGCAGACCGCGGCGCTGGTGACCACCGACGGCAGCGTCGACTGGTTCTGCGTCCCGAGATTCGACTCGCCCAGTGTGTTCGGCGCGCTGCTGGACAAGGACAGGGGCGGACACTGCACGATCCGGCCCCGGCACCGGGCCTACGCGACCAAGCAGTTGTACCTCCCCGACACGGCGATCCTGGTCACCCGGTTCATGACCGAGGCTGGCACCGGTGAGGTGATCGACTTCATGCCCGTGACCGGCCCGTCGGTCACCGGGAGTCACCGGCTCGTGCGCATGGTCCGCTGCGTGCGCGGCAGGATGATGTTCGACGTCGAGGTCGAGCCGCGGTTCGACTACGGGCGCAAGAGCCACCGGCTGCACCTCAGCGAGCACGGGGCGGTGTTCGTCGCGGAGGACGGCACGGAGCTCACGGTGCACCCCGTCCGTGAGCCCGACGACGAGCGGCTGCTGGATCTGCTCACCGACCGGCGGGACGCCCTGCACTTCACCCTGACCCTGGAGGCGGGCCAGGAGCGGGGGCTGGTCCTGGAACGGTCCGCCGACGGGCCGCCCCGGGAGATGCGCCTCGCCGAGTACAGCCGGCTCTTCGACGAGACGGTCGCGTTCTGGCGTTCCTGGCTCCACCAGTCGCGCTACACGGGGCGCTGGCGCGAGACCGTGGAGCGTTCCGCGATCACGCTGAAGCTGATGACCTACGCGCCGACCGGCGCGGTGGTGGCCGCACCGACGGCCGCGCTCCCGGAGCAACTGGGGGGCGAGCGCAACTGGGACTACCGCTTCACCTGGATCCGCGACGCCTCGTTCTCGGTGTACGCCTTGCTCGGGCTGGGCTTCACCGACGAGGCCCGGGCGTTCATCCAGTGGCTCGCAAACCGGGTCGGAGAACACGCGGGCAAGGACGGTGACACCGGTCCGCTAAACATCATGTACGCGGTGGACGGATCCTGTGACCTGGCCGAGGCGACGCTCGACCACTGGGAGGGCTATGCCGGTTCCGCGCCGGTGCGCATCGGCAACGGCGCCGCCACGCAACTCCAGCTGGACATCTACGGTGAGGCGCTCGACAGCATCTACTTCGCGCACCGGCACGGTCTGCAGGTGGGACACCGGGGATGGCGGGCGCTGCTCACCGACCTCGACTGGCTGGTCGACCACTGGGACCAGGCGGAGGAGGGCCTGTGGGAGACCCGAGGCGGCCGCGAGAACTTCACCTACGGCCGTGTGATGTCCTGGGTGGCCTTCGACCGCGCTCTGCGGCTCGCCGAGTCCAACGGCCGGCCGGCCGGCGTCGAACGCTGGCGCGGCGCACGGGACGACTGCTACGAGCAGGTCATGGCCAAGGGGTGGCACGAGGGACGTCGGGCCTTCGTCCAGCACTACGGCAGTGACGTGCTCGACTCCTCGCTGCTGCGCATGGCGACGGTCGGGTTCATCACCCCCGACGATCCCCTGTGGTCCGCCACCCTCGATGCCGTGGAGGAGGAACTGGTCAGCGACAGCCTGGTCTACCGCTACAACCCCGAAGCCTCACCCGACGGTCTGCGCGGCTCCGAGGGCACGTTCTCGTTGTGCACCTTCATGTACGTCGACGCCCTGGCGCGAGCCGGACGCACCGAGAAGGCGCGGCTCGTGTTCGAGAAGATGATGGGGTACGCGAACCATCTGGGCCTGTACTCGGAGGAGATCGACCCGACGGGCCGCCAACTGGGCAACTTCCCACAGGCGTTCACCCATCTCGCGCTCATCGACGCGGCCATCACCCTGGACGCCGCGCTCAACCGCGCGTGA
- a CDS encoding cytochrome d ubiquinol oxidase subunit II encodes MIADVVAVVLLLAVAAYACAGGTDYGAGFWDLLAGGARRGRRPRWLIDHAMAPVWEVNNVWLVFVLVIMWTGFPVLFQRLCQSMWLPLALAAVGIVLRGAGFALRKPAQRLAGRRLYGAVFAVSSLVTPFFLGVAAGGVASGRVTAEADPSAHAWAHPTPVLFGLLAVTTTALLGAVFLAADARRFDAPDLAGYFRRRALAALGCVAVLAVSTLATTRDDAPHVWHGLTHGAGLVFVAAAAVSTLATVWLLVRGASPGAWSRGSAVVVVASAVIAWGMAQRPYLVPTTLTVSEGAGADSTLRWLGLVTLVAVVLVVPAVVLLYRLDTRGELESLTDADLRRGAADEG; translated from the coding sequence GACCTGCTCGCGGGCGGAGCGCGCCGCGGCAGGCGACCGCGATGGCTGATCGACCATGCGATGGCTCCGGTGTGGGAGGTCAACAACGTGTGGCTGGTCTTCGTCCTGGTCATCATGTGGACGGGCTTTCCCGTCCTGTTCCAGCGCCTCTGCCAGTCGATGTGGCTGCCGCTGGCGCTGGCAGCCGTCGGCATCGTGCTGCGCGGCGCCGGGTTCGCGCTGCGCAAACCCGCGCAGCGACTGGCCGGACGGCGCCTGTACGGCGCGGTGTTCGCCGTCTCCTCCCTCGTGACGCCGTTCTTCCTCGGCGTCGCGGCGGGCGGGGTGGCGTCGGGCCGGGTGACGGCGGAGGCCGACCCGTCCGCGCACGCCTGGGCGCATCCCACGCCGGTGCTGTTCGGTCTGCTGGCCGTGACGACCACCGCGCTGCTGGGCGCGGTGTTCCTCGCCGCGGACGCCCGCCGCTTCGACGCGCCCGACCTGGCCGGCTACTTCCGGCGACGGGCTCTGGCGGCGCTGGGCTGCGTCGCCGTCCTCGCCGTCAGCACCCTCGCGACCACCCGTGACGACGCCCCTCACGTATGGCACGGGCTGACGCACGGGGCGGGACTCGTGTTCGTGGCGGCCGCAGCCGTGAGCACCCTGGCCACCGTCTGGCTGCTCGTGCGCGGCGCCTCCCCCGGCGCCTGGTCGCGGGGCTCGGCGGTTGTCGTGGTGGCGTCCGCGGTGATCGCCTGGGGTATGGCGCAGCGCCCGTACCTCGTCCCGACGACCCTGACCGTCTCCGAGGGGGCGGGGGCGGACAGCACGCTGCGCTGGCTCGGCCTGGTCACCCTCGTCGCCGTGGTTCTGGTCGTGCCCGCCGTCGTCCTCCTCTACCGGCTCGACACCCGTGGGGAGTTGGAAAGCCTCACCGACGCCGATCTGCGCCGCGGCGCCGCTGACGAGGGCTGA